From the genome of Leguminivora glycinivorella isolate SPB_JAAS2020 chromosome Z, LegGlyc_1.1, whole genome shotgun sequence, one region includes:
- the LOC125241361 gene encoding E3 ubiquitin-protein ligase RNF13-like isoform X2 encodes MYALNPFNAVQVLQIVGLQHLIVDEFSDQPAAFGAKLPDDGLRGLLVRAEPADGCAPLARPPPADNFTDKWIVLIARYNCTFEVKIRNAQAAGFDCAIVHNVNSSELDTMTTKHPAGIDIPSVFVSDIAGLALGESYLYNYGYYIMVNGAPFDINTQLLLPFAIVVAICLFIMIGLMIAKCVRDRQHARRRRLPARALRKIPTCKFSKGDPYDTCAICLDDYVEGERLRVLPCAHAYHAKCIDPWLTQSRRVCPVCKRRVFAAGERRAPLSDSDSDDSREPLVTNTPEPTQGGTFEPQRENPFVRAARFVTRARRSQPQNEEQPDEENNTVRPDVENGQNDDTEPLIQPSTPADGQSTWYLSRSRRSRRARAAAAAAPPAAPPAAPPAEPAAAPEPPAPTPAPAATPAPAPLLHAAEHSINNESQSRGEIGVAALPAPQNPPSHIHL; translated from the exons ATGTACGCGCTCAACCCTTTCAATGCAGTTCAAGTCCTGCAAATAGTCGGGCTGCAGCACTTG ATAGTGGACGAATTCAGCGACCAGCCGGCGGCGTTCGGCGCCAAGCTGCCGGACGACGGGCTGCGCGGGCTGCTGGTGCGCGCCGAGCCGGCCGACGGCTGCGCGCCGCTCGCGCGCCCGCCGCCCGCCGACAACTTCACCGACAAGTGGATCGTGCTCATAGCCAG GTATAACTGTACCTTCGAggtgaaaatccgcaacgcgcAAGCGGCGGGTTTCGACTGCGCCATCGTGCACAACGTCAATTCCAGTGAACTCG ATACTATGACCACGAAGCACCCGGCCGGCATCGACATCCCGTCCGTGTTCGTGAGCGACATCGCCGGCCTCGCACTCGGCGAGTCCTACCTCTACAATTACGG CTACTATATAATGGTGAACGGCGCGCCCTTCGACATCAACACGCAGCTGCTGCTGCCCTTCGCCATCGTCGTGGCCATCTGCCTCTTCATCATGATCGGGTTGATG ATCGCGAAGTGCGTCCGCGACCGTCAGCACGCGCGGCGGCGTCGGCTTCCGGCGCGCGCGCTGCGCAAGATCCCCACGTGCAAGTTCAGCAAGGGCGATCCCTACGACACCTGCGCCATCTGCCTCGACGACTACGTCGAGGGCGAGCGCCTGCGCGTGCTGCCCTGCGCACACG CGTACCACGCGAAGTGCATCGACCCGTGGCTGACGCAGAGCCGGCGCGTGTGCCCGGTGTGCAAGCGGCGCGTGTTCGCGGCCGGCGAGCGCCGCGCGCCGCTCTCCGACTCCGACAGCGACGACTCGCGCGAGCCGCTCGTCACCAACACCCCCGAGCCCACACAG GGCGGCACGTTCGAGCCGCAGCGAGAGAACCCGTTCGTGCGCGCCGCGCGCTTCGTGACGCGCGCGCGCCGCTCGCAGCCGCAG aACGAGGAACAGCCAGACGAAGAAAACAATACAGTGAGACCAGACGTTGAAAA TGGACAAAACGATGACACGGAGCCTCTGATTCAACCATCGACCCCTGCAGACGGGCAAAGCACATGGTACCTGTCTCGGTCCCGGCGCTCGcgacgcgcccgcgccgccgccgccgccgcgccgcccgccgcgccgcccgccgcgccgcccgccgagCCGGCCGCCGCGCCCGAGCCGCCCGCGCCCACGCCTGCGCCCGCGGCcacgccggcgccggcgccgctgCTGCACGCCGCCGAGCACTCCATCAACAACGAGTCGCAGAGCCGCGGCGAAATCGGCGTCGCGGCCCTGCCCGCCCCACAAAACCCGCCCTCACATATTCATTTATGA
- the LOC125241361 gene encoding E3 ubiquitin-protein ligase RNF13-like isoform X1, producing the protein MAWHALVACALGLLAPARATVVVYTMDIPHTIVDEFSDQPAAFGAKLPDDGLRGLLVRAEPADGCAPLARPPPADNFTDKWIVLIARYNCTFEVKIRNAQAAGFDCAIVHNVNSSELDTMTTKHPAGIDIPSVFVSDIAGLALGESYLYNYGYYIMVNGAPFDINTQLLLPFAIVVAICLFIMIGLMIAKCVRDRQHARRRRLPARALRKIPTCKFSKGDPYDTCAICLDDYVEGERLRVLPCAHAYHAKCIDPWLTQSRRVCPVCKRRVFAAGERRAPLSDSDSDDSREPLVTNTPEPTQGGTFEPQRENPFVRAARFVTRARRSQPQNEEQPDEENNTVRPDVENGQNDDTEPLIQPSTPADGQSTWYLSRSRRSRRARAAAAAAPPAAPPAAPPAEPAAAPEPPAPTPAPAATPAPAPLLHAAEHSINNESQSRGEIGVAALPAPQNPPSHIHL; encoded by the exons ATGGCGTGGCACGCGCTCGTGGCCTGCGCCCTCGGGCTGCTGGCGCCGGCCCGAGCCACCGTCGTCGTATACACCATGGACATACCGCACACA ATAGTGGACGAATTCAGCGACCAGCCGGCGGCGTTCGGCGCCAAGCTGCCGGACGACGGGCTGCGCGGGCTGCTGGTGCGCGCCGAGCCGGCCGACGGCTGCGCGCCGCTCGCGCGCCCGCCGCCCGCCGACAACTTCACCGACAAGTGGATCGTGCTCATAGCCAG GTATAACTGTACCTTCGAggtgaaaatccgcaacgcgcAAGCGGCGGGTTTCGACTGCGCCATCGTGCACAACGTCAATTCCAGTGAACTCG ATACTATGACCACGAAGCACCCGGCCGGCATCGACATCCCGTCCGTGTTCGTGAGCGACATCGCCGGCCTCGCACTCGGCGAGTCCTACCTCTACAATTACGG CTACTATATAATGGTGAACGGCGCGCCCTTCGACATCAACACGCAGCTGCTGCTGCCCTTCGCCATCGTCGTGGCCATCTGCCTCTTCATCATGATCGGGTTGATG ATCGCGAAGTGCGTCCGCGACCGTCAGCACGCGCGGCGGCGTCGGCTTCCGGCGCGCGCGCTGCGCAAGATCCCCACGTGCAAGTTCAGCAAGGGCGATCCCTACGACACCTGCGCCATCTGCCTCGACGACTACGTCGAGGGCGAGCGCCTGCGCGTGCTGCCCTGCGCACACG CGTACCACGCGAAGTGCATCGACCCGTGGCTGACGCAGAGCCGGCGCGTGTGCCCGGTGTGCAAGCGGCGCGTGTTCGCGGCCGGCGAGCGCCGCGCGCCGCTCTCCGACTCCGACAGCGACGACTCGCGCGAGCCGCTCGTCACCAACACCCCCGAGCCCACACAG GGCGGCACGTTCGAGCCGCAGCGAGAGAACCCGTTCGTGCGCGCCGCGCGCTTCGTGACGCGCGCGCGCCGCTCGCAGCCGCAG aACGAGGAACAGCCAGACGAAGAAAACAATACAGTGAGACCAGACGTTGAAAA TGGACAAAACGATGACACGGAGCCTCTGATTCAACCATCGACCCCTGCAGACGGGCAAAGCACATGGTACCTGTCTCGGTCCCGGCGCTCGcgacgcgcccgcgccgccgccgccgccgcgccgcccgccgcgccgcccgccgcgccgcccgccgagCCGGCCGCCGCGCCCGAGCCGCCCGCGCCCACGCCTGCGCCCGCGGCcacgccggcgccggcgccgctgCTGCACGCCGCCGAGCACTCCATCAACAACGAGTCGCAGAGCCGCGGCGAAATCGGCGTCGCGGCCCTGCCCGCCCCACAAAACCCGCCCTCACATATTCATTTATGA